From Mya arenaria isolate MELC-2E11 chromosome 1, ASM2691426v1, a single genomic window includes:
- the LOC128227719 gene encoding uncharacterized protein LOC128227719: MAPWKEYLKTIYYDPSNAASFAGPQKLYKAVQREGKYKLGMHRIRQFLHDQESYSLQKPVRRRFQRNHVISAGKDDLWMADLVDMVKFEKWNDDYKYILLVIDTFSKYVWLRPLRQKTVEEVTDAFADIFQNSGRDPAKLITDKGQEFKAKRVQDLMRKFDVHYFPTQNETKASTSERAILTIKQKLYRYFNHKDNYNYISVLQNIADSYNNTYHRTIDMQPADVKENNQEEVRLATYFAQNPK, encoded by the exons ATGGCTCCTTGGAAGGAATATTTAAAGACTATTTATTACGATCCATCAAACGCAGCTAGTTTTGCCGGTCCCCAGAAATTATACAAAGCGGTACAAAGAGAGGGTAAATACAAACTAGGCATGCACAGAATACGGCAATTTTTGCATGACCAAGAATCGTACAGTCTTCAAAAACCCGTGCGACGGCGCTTTCAAAGAAATCATGTTATAAGCGCGGGGAAAGACGATTTATGGATGGCTGACCTCGTCGATATGGTTAAGTTTGAAAAATGGAACGACGATTACAAGTATATTCTGCTAGTCATAGATACGTTCTCCAAGTACGTATGGCTTCGACCTTTGCGACAGAAAACGGTTGAGGAAGTGACAGATGCGTTTGcagacatatttcaaaactctgGTCGAGATCCAGCAAAATTGATCACGGATAAAG GACAAGAGTTTAAAGCAAAACGTGTCCAGGACCTCATGCGCAAGTTTGACGTGCATTACTTTCCAACACAGAACGAAACCAAGGCCTCAACATCGGAGCGAGCAATTTTAACTATCAAACAGAAACTCTATCGCTACTTTAATCACAAGgacaattacaattatatatcCGTATTGCAAAACATCGCCGATAGTTACAACAATACCTATCATAGAACCATTGATATGCAACCCGCCGACGTCAAGGAAAATAACCAGGAAGAAGTGAGACTAGCAACATACTTTGCACAAAACCCTAAATGA